CAAGAGTCGCTTTCCGACAGTAAGTCCGATAATAGCAGCTGTTGCCATCATACAGCTTCTTCTCCGGATAGCACAATTACCATCACACAATTTTAACAAGCTGTTTCAATTTCATACAACTCTTCAACTGTATATTCAATAGGCAATTAAGCTAAACTTCTTTGATATGATAAACTCCTTTATGATATTGTGTCACTGAAAAGAGTAAAAAATGTTAGGATTATTTCTCTCAAAATACAGAAAAGAAATACACCCACACCCACACACACATGGAAGTAGAAAATTATACGAAAATAAAAGCAAATAAATGCTAACAAAAATActaattcatttttttttctctaatTTTGTAATTTCTAGAGCAATAAAAAGAATTAACTCATATTTCCAAGCTTGTAAACCATCAAACATTAAGAAATTTCCACAAACTTGGATGAATAGTGTCCATATCCTATGTTATTGCCTGACTATTTGTAAATCAATAAAAAATACAGGCAAACCAGAGCTGCAAATGGAATAAGTTTCCATTTCTGCAATATTAAGTTCTGTAATTTTTAGTTATTTACGAACAAAGAACGACAAGAATACACTAAAATTGAATAACCCATATCTATGCAATGAAGGGAAAATGAAAACAATGGACATTTTATGCAAAGAAACTTAAAAAGAAATAGATGAGTAAAAGCATACCTCAAAAAAAGGGTAGATATTAGCTAAAAGAGGAAGGAAATGTTACACCCAAGAAGAAATAtaaggaaaaaaataaagaaagaaagagacGAATGTTCCAATGTGGAAATCAGAATATTTAGCAAAACATGAGGTTGTCGGAGTTGAAACCTGTCTTCCACAGTTTTCTTACAAATTTCtccattattttttaataaataaatattaaaatatatataactttcaaaatatactgagatttttatttatttattatataaagaaaagggaaaattgggAGGGATATGGGATTGGGGAGGAGAATAGGAGATATTCAATGGGCTGTAGCAGATAGGGTCCTTTGAGTGGTTCATAGCTCTTTCCatcttgcttttttttttctctccttttttttcttcttaaacttttttgttattatattttttaaaatttgaataaacTACGCCTAaaatcactaaattaataataagtttatgttttgtaactcaactttcaaaagttacaaaataatcaaTGAACTATtcgaaaaattttatttaagaagTCATTaggttgttaagtttttttttaaggtCCGGTTAGTGAAGTCCGAGCGATGATTCAACGTTCAGTGCATATCAATGAGTAGAATCAATGAGTAGAAAAATACACATTAGATCTAAGTTGATTTGATAATTATTTtcgaagataaaaaaaaaagctatttgaattttgatttataGATTTCTAATGTTCAAAACATTTCcataaaaaaaagttgaaatttagaaaaaaaaaagaagacgtAAAGCTTTCAATTGGTTCAGGTGGTGCGAATAGAGAAAGTCACACAGCAACAATAacttaattaaaaacttttagatagtttaatgaccattttgtaattttttaaagttaaatgaccaaaatataaacttactaatagtttaatgaccttaagtgtaatttacccttaagtttttaattctgaaaatgaAAATGAGGATGGGATTGGGTTGGGTTGGCCACCACACACTTACCTACAAAAAGAAGAGCAAATCCATGTGTCCACTTTCCACGTCACCCTTCTTTCAACTACCTGTGTGCTTCACTCgttattttatctatttatatttttttactatAGAATAATAGTAAATTTCAATAAGATTTGAccacatgttttattttattttaattagattATAATACACgttgaataaaaaaatttgaaattgtaAAGTTGAATCTTCAGAAATCAAGATGTTTTAAATTTAAGTGTAGATATTTTCTaaacttaaattaaattttatagattttatataaaatctaaaagatGAAGCACATATTTATTACTTCGTAAACTGAAGCATCATAACCAAAGATACCAAAGATACAGCAATTGCATGCAACCAAAACAAGCAACACAAATTATATTTATGCAGAGCACAGCAAGAGAGACTGCATGGTCTGGATGAGTATTTTGCTTATGGTAAGTTCACAAAGTGAACTATTGCATACAAATTTCTTGCCAAATAACCAATATGTAATCCAAGAACACCACAAGAAATCAAGTTGATTCCAACATTAGGCAATCGTTTCATTAGGGATGTTTCGCCTTTCGTCCTACATTATTTACAGGATCATTTCAAAATGGACTCGATTACTATTCTCAGTACCAAGCGGAGGTTGCCCCATGGCATGTCATTTCTTAATGAACTGTTTCCGGGAGAATGTGGGCTCCTGGCACTAAAGCTAGGAGGGACATGAACTTTCATGTGATTCTGTTCTCTATCCCGAACACCAGCTGATCTTCCATGATTGAACCGCTGAACATTTTGCTGCCTAGATAGGCTCAGAGAATTTTGTGTTGTGCAGCATGAGGTGAGAATTTGTGGGCACAAAACGAGGATATCCAGCGTGCGAAGCATTAGCTAAATGAGGACTGCACAAACAAAATAGAAGTCGAGAATCCTGAAGAAAAACTTCAACAAAATGACAAAAGCTCAGGTCTTGTATGTTTGAGAAATTTTGACCATTATGGAGTGCGTATCCATCACTACAAATTGCAAACTACACCTTTCAATAGCGGAAATTAGAGGGTGCTGATAAGAAAAAAAGGGAGCTGATACTGAAGGACAAATGAGAAGTACGACAAGCATTAACTTAACATACATGTCTTGATACTAAGAACGAGGGGAAAGGACAGCCCCTTCCCCCGACAATTTATCCCCCACTCTTCAAGTATGAGCAAAAGGGTTCAACCTTTGAAAGCCATTCACTAAGAAGGATATGCAATTACCTTTGAGTTGACAAATTTGAGCTTGCAGTCGAGGAGACATGGTTGAACCTGCCAATTCTGACAAATGAATCAGCCGAACCAATCTGCATTCCTCTGTCAAACTCAGCAGATACGTGGCTCTCATTTGATCCATCCTCTTGCAGAAGAAGTTCATCACTGTGGTTACAATAAAATGCAAGTAATTTAATAAGTTAAATAATCATAGAATAAATATTGAGCAGTAAAATATTGGGCCAATATTGCAGTATTTTTGTAAAATCAGGTCCTTGATCAACTTAGTTTGAACATAAAACAAAGAAGCAAGTTCATAAAATGCTACCATAATTAATGCGAATATTTGCAAGAACCATTTTCAGATCTATCTAGGAATGATGAATACACTGTCCTCAGTGAGGGTAGACATTCACAGAGCAACCTATTACCATTGGACCATTATATTTCAAccaattaaaaatataaagaaacatGCTTTGTGTATCAAGATGCTCCCATTCTCTCTATCCCATATTGTATTATTTTATAACAGCAAGAAATCTTAAAcggaataaatgaataaaatcaGCATGAAAAGAAAAGGAAGTACTGTATGCAGAGTGAGTTAAAATTATACGATGGTACCCAAATAACCTTTGAGAGGGTAAGGAAGAGTAAAAGACCATTATCTTCATCGTAAAAGAATAACCCATACAACACAGGTATGACATAACTATATATTAATATTTGATGAATATAAGTTTAGATTGCCTCTACGCACCTATAATTTGGATCCCAATATCCAGGACCTGACAATGGCATGCTGGCCTCCGACTTGTCTTGAGTTGCTCCTGTGATATACTGCAGTTGCACACTAGAACCAAGTCTGATGGACTTGGGTATGTTCTGAACAATTGAATAACTTGTAGCCATTCCAATGCCACCTTGCTGTTGCTTCCAATTGGCTGAGCTGGAATTTGACCGTATACGAGACGGCAGGCCATCAACAACCTGAGAGTTTCTCTCAGCTTGGTTAGAAATGTTTCCATCAGTAACTTGTCCTGGTCTGTTTGAAGATGACAAACTTTCTTGAGATTGTGAATTTCCAGAATGTCCCCGACTTTTCTTCAATTGAACTGGCTGGCCACAACCATCTTACTTAATGGTGATCCTTGACAACTGTTTCTAGCTGGAGAAGTAGGACCATAATGTCCAGGGGAGCCTACTGAACCTTGACCATAGGAGCTTGGAGGAGTAAACTGTGAGGGACTAGTGCCAAGGTGAAGCAGGGAAAAGTTTCTGGCCGATGGACTCATACCAACTCCGTTCCCATGAGAGTACTGCATGATTCTCCATCTAGCATTGGGACTACCTCCAAGCATTGATGCACTACTCTGCATATGCACAGTCATCACAGACGGACAAACAGGTGAATAACATGCAAATATGCTACTACTATCTCCATAACTCCCATAGCTGCTTCCAAGCCCACTATTATCATTATAGCTACTAAGACTTCCCATACTGCTATAGCAATTGGCATGACCATACGGTACCATTGGGAACTGTGGGCTGTTATGAAAAGTAACTCCGCTCCTCTTTGAAACCTACACCTGGAAAATATATTCGTATAAGACTAATACCAAAATAATGCAGTAACTCTAATGCTCTAGCAATAAAAATACTATGTAATTAAGAAGCTTACATTAGGGAAAAGACCAGCTGCAAACCAATGCCCTCCACCAGGGTGATGGTCCACCTTAATGTTTCGAGCAACCAGCTAACAATAGAGTCACCAGACATTAGGCAAGTATCATTTGCGCTATTTCTTGCCCAGAAAATAACATATTTGTGCTATTTTCCATAAAGCTTGCGATCCAACAAGAACAGATTAGTAAGTCAAAGACAGCTCAATCCATGAGAAAAGTGAGAACCAATAAAGCCAAACCTTCTCAACAGCCCAAAGAATTTTTTGCTCAGACACACAACTTAAAGAGAAAGATAGTAAAATGGAAATTGAAGTTCCATCAAAAGAATTGACCAAAACTTTCATGTTTCAAACCAGTACAGTACTCTAAGATAATGATTTCATATGTCAAATGATTTTCAACAACCTTAAACTTTTATTACAACTTCATTAAAAAATAAGAGAATAGTGCCTATACTGTAACAAAAGATTATACCAGTTCTCAGAAGAATACATTACTGATCAACCAACTAAGAATAGACAATCAATTGATAGGGGAGTCAGGAGAGGACTAAGCAATTCTTCTGTATGATGGTGCCAAGCATTGAGATAAGAGCCACATAGTTAATATGGATTTATGACATAAGGTTCAATCTCCTTCAATTGCAAAGCTGCATGCGTAAGTCCCTTACCAAGTGAGGGGTCTCTGGCGGAGGCCTATATGGCCGTGTGAAAGGTTCCCCAGTAACAAAAGGGTGTTTCGAAGCCTGCACAATGATGTTAAAGTTCTTATGTTTCTTCATTCTTAGTTGGAATAGCATGTTAAGAAGTGCTCATGGGAAATTTTAACTACCTGGAAAGGTGACCACCGTTTTGCCGGATCAAACTCAACTAGTCCCCTCAAGAAATCAATCAAAGCTAATCGTACCTGACTTTCTGTTGTAGATTTATTATGCAGCAGCTTTAGTAAGTTATTCACAGACCACACACTACAAAAATTTTCTCACCATTCCAAGCTGTACATTCAATGTTGAAGTTAGATGCTAACCTTTAATGATATCTTCTTTAGGCAAGTTTTTCCGGTAAGGATAGCATGTAACTATTGCTTCAAGATTCTTATGATTGAAATACTCTTTTCCAATCAACGGTTTTTTTAACTCCCTCTGAACAGAAACAAGCAACAATTATATCAGATGAAAAACTTGACAAGGGATGCAACATGTAAATGAACAAGAACTAGTCGCTGGAAATTTCTTACAGCTTCATATTCTTCTTCTGTTAATACTTGGTAAGCACTTCTGCCACAAACTTCACTATTCCCTATATTGTGGATTCTCCCGACGCACTTGAAGAACTTACTTGTGTTTTTTGCCTCCTTTAGAACATAATCAGGGGGCTGCCCTCTACAACATGATAACCACATATAAAAGGCTGTTCATAACAAGTGCAAAGATATGACTAACTGAATGAGTAATGACTATTAGAGTgctaaaaacaaattttaattatatctAAATGTAATCAGGTTGGTTTAGGATAAGTTAAAACAAGATGGAAATGAAAGTTTGTACAAAACCCTTCAAAAGAAGTATGCATGAagattaagaaaataataagcAGCATAATATTTATATTGAATGCAAAGAAAATAGCAGAACAACTAAGAAACAGCAACTGATCAAACATAGTTCAAGAAAATCAAGTTGGAAGGGTCTTAAAGatattttgaagttttatgaaTTAACTCAGCTAGATGAGTACATATTAGCGGAAGTTCTAATGCAATTTCAGTAAAAGGCATATTTCATTGGAATTTTCTCTAACTTGTTTTCGTaagcatgaaaattttattttggacTAATCTCCTAGACCAGACAGATGAACAGCTTCTCCATTATGTGTGCAAAAGAATATGCATGCATCTTTTGACTATTGTTACTGTTAAAACACACTGAAACTTCAATACGAACCAAGGGATCTAATGTGGCAGTCACAGCTGGTCTTGGACTTCCCATAATAAAACAATCCAAGAGCTTAGCCTTTGCTTGGTATGAAGGATGAAAAAGAGTGAGGATGGAAAATTTGTTAAATCAAATGGttaagattcataaccattttctTACTTTGTAGCTTAACCATTCCTCACTCTTTTCCATCCTCCATACCAAGCAGAGCCTTAAGGACTTTGAAAATTCTAGCACATCCTTCAAGGTTCTTATATACAAGAAATAAATTATTCACGTTGATCCTAAACTGCAGCATTAACTCACCCCTTATAAGGCACAGATCTCGTTCATAAGTATTAATGCGTATCTTGCCAATTCAATAGAGGAATCATCTTAGAGGATCTGACTTGTCATAATAATACTTTTATGTAGAACAAAAGAAGCTGAAGAGAGAGAGGTAGACTGAACTTTCAATTTGTGATGTTGAAAAAATATTAGTGATCTGAAAAATCAATGCAAATTTTTGTTTCTCTTTATA
Above is a genomic segment from Gossypium arboreum isolate Shixiya-1 chromosome 8, ASM2569848v2, whole genome shotgun sequence containing:
- the LOC108486380 gene encoding LOW QUALITY PROTEIN: dual specificity protein kinase YAK1 homolog (The sequence of the model RefSeq protein was modified relative to this genomic sequence to represent the inferred CDS: inserted 1 base in 1 codon) — translated: MDEVGPSNQEEFKGYSRLGTEQKPALRWRPRQLVFRPYSSINGADRKLRVVVRKPLVARLTKDIIETYQICNPKFKYSEELNPKRFLTSPSVGVLNDGHDNVNSDLILTVNFVLINLETRRRYIVKNVLGHGTFGQVAKCWVPETSSFVAVKIIKNQPAYHQQALVEVSVLTTLKKKYDPEDEHHIVRIYDYFVYQHHLCICFELLDTNLYELIKINHFRGLSLSIIQLFSKQILRGLTLLKDAGIIHCDLKPENILLCTSVKPAEIKIIDFGSACMEDWTVYSYIQSRYYRSPEVLLGYQYTTAIDMWSFGCIVAELFLGLPLFPGASEFDLLRRMVEILGGQPPDYVLKEAKNTSKFFKCVGRIHNIGNSEVCGRSAYQVLTEEEYEARELKKPLIGKEYFNHKNLEAIVTCYPYRKNLPKEDIIKESQVRLALIDFLRGLVEFDPAKRWSPFQASKHPFVTGEPFTRPYRPPPETPHLLVARNIKVDHHPGGGHWFAAGLFPNVSKRSGVTFHNSPQFPMVPYGHANCYSSMGSLSSYNDNSGLGSSYGSYGDSSSIFACYSPVCPSVMTVHMQSSASMLGGSPNARWRIMQYSHGNGVGMSPSARNFSLLHLGTSPSQFTPPSSYGQGSVGSPGHYGPTSPARNSCQGSPLSKMVVASQFNXKKSRGHSGNSQSQESLSSSNRPGQVTDGNISNQAERNSQVVDGLPSRIRSNSSSANWKQQQGGIGMATSYSIVQNIPKSIRLGSSVQLQYITGATQDKSEASMPLSGPGYWDPNYSDELLLQEDGSNESHVSAEFDRGMQIGSADSFVRIGRFNHVSSTASSNLSTQSPHLANASHAGYPRFVPTNSHLMLHNTKFSEPI